Proteins from a single region of Saccharospirillaceae bacterium:
- a CDS encoding sigma-54 dependent transcriptional regulator, with the protein MWREIKVLLIDDDEQRRHDLKVILDFLGEEAIVAQPSDWRREIEGKVEDSTEISAVLLGDSKSIPVADVIEALLTWDKGIPILSIGTAVQSESLPENIRRALLASVEMPPSYNKLLDSLHRCQVYREQYTHNRSRGERREVQLFRSLVGTSRQIQHVRELIMQVADKDVSVMIQGDSGTGKEVVARNLHYHSHRRNKPFVPVNCGAIPAELLESELFGHEKGAFTGAINSRPGRFEMAEGGTLFLDEIGDMPLNMQVKILRVLQEHTFERVGSNKTLNANVRIIAATHKNLEKMIEDGTFREDLYYRLNVFPIDMPSLRERVEDLPLLLNELVSRLENEKRGSIRFNSAAIMSLCRHDWHGNVRELANLVERLAILHPYGVVGVNELPKKFRHVDEGDEGFSVPAVADVTQTENGLAGIDSPALLPVNGLDLKEYLSDLECSLIQQALDDASGVVARAAEKLNIRRTTLVEKMRKYNISRKEKDIA; encoded by the coding sequence ATGTGGAGAGAAATTAAGGTTCTGTTGATCGATGATGATGAACAGCGACGTCACGATCTGAAGGTCATTCTGGACTTCCTTGGGGAAGAGGCCATTGTGGCTCAGCCCAGCGATTGGCGCAGAGAAATTGAAGGTAAAGTAGAGGACAGCACGGAAATCAGTGCTGTTTTATTAGGTGACAGCAAAAGTATTCCTGTTGCCGATGTGATTGAAGCGTTGCTGACCTGGGACAAAGGTATTCCTATCTTATCAATAGGCACGGCGGTTCAGTCAGAATCTTTGCCTGAGAATATTCGCCGTGCTTTGTTAGCTTCGGTAGAGATGCCACCGAGTTACAATAAGCTATTAGATAGCTTGCATCGTTGTCAGGTGTACCGAGAGCAATATACTCACAATCGCAGTCGCGGTGAGCGCCGTGAAGTCCAGTTATTCCGAAGCCTGGTTGGTACCAGTCGTCAAATTCAGCACGTTCGCGAATTGATCATGCAGGTAGCGGATAAAGACGTTAGTGTCATGATTCAGGGTGACTCAGGTACAGGTAAAGAGGTTGTCGCACGTAATCTGCACTATCACTCTCACCGGCGTAATAAGCCATTTGTGCCGGTTAACTGCGGTGCCATTCCCGCGGAATTGTTAGAGAGCGAACTGTTCGGACATGAAAAGGGCGCTTTCACCGGTGCTATTAACAGCCGTCCCGGGCGCTTTGAAATGGCAGAAGGCGGCACATTATTCCTCGATGAAATTGGCGATATGCCGTTAAATATGCAGGTTAAAATTCTGCGTGTTTTACAAGAGCATACGTTTGAGCGGGTTGGTAGCAATAAAACGTTAAATGCTAATGTCCGTATTATTGCCGCAACGCATAAAAATCTGGAGAAGATGATTGAGGACGGTACTTTCCGTGAAGATTTGTATTATCGCCTCAATGTTTTCCCGATCGATATGCCGTCATTACGTGAGCGTGTTGAAGATCTACCGCTACTCCTGAATGAGCTGGTATCGCGTCTTGAAAACGAGAAGCGCGGCTCGATTCGTTTTAACTCCGCCGCCATTATGTCTCTTTGTCGCCATGACTGGCATGGTAACGTCCGTGAATTGGCGAATCTGGTTGAGCGTCTGGCTATATTGCATCCATACGGTGTCGTTGGTGTTAATGAGCTGCCAAAGAAATTCCGTCATGTTGATGAGGGTGATGAAGGTTTCTCCGTGCCTGCGGTTGCTGACGTAACCCAGACTGAAAATGGTTTGGCTGGCATCGACTCTCCGGCGCTATTACCGGTTAACGGTCTGGATCTGAAAGAGTATCTGTCAGATCTCGAGTGCTCTTTGATTCAACAAGCTCTTGACGATGCGAGTGGTGTTGTTGCCCGCGCGGCTGAAAAGCTGAATATCCGGCGCACGACATTGGTAGAGAAGATGCGTAAGTACAATATCTCCCGCAAAGAAAAAGACATTGCCTGA
- a CDS encoding ATP-binding protein, which yields MANAALRQDTDVIPLGEPQLDRAELKQAFTLFNQMSQQLTDSYAFLEDKVEQLSGELANVSAQRMHELAEKEQLADRLESLLQLLPAGVLVLDENGFVTQANPAADDLLLKSSKKASLIGQRWVHLIQQCFKPQSDDGHEISLVDGRKVNLRIAAMANDCGQLIALTDMTETRALQSQLSQHERLSAMGKMVASLAHQIRTPLAAATLYAGHLGSDTLQPDMRVRFAGKLQERLQHLENQVRDMLIFARGEAPLNDEISVDELIEGLNSAMEIQLQQFQASCTIDNQATGSLFVCNKDALISSLMNLVNNSLESGEYPIEILIRITRCRQGLHIQVMDNGSGLNESQKQQMMEPFYTTKSNGTGLGLAVVQAVVHAHKGEFRLADSELGGLSAELSIPVVRGLHA from the coding sequence ATGGCGAATGCAGCTTTGCGCCAGGACACTGACGTTATTCCGTTGGGAGAACCTCAGCTTGATCGTGCTGAATTAAAGCAGGCGTTTACTCTGTTTAATCAGATGTCGCAGCAACTGACAGACTCTTACGCCTTCCTTGAAGACAAGGTCGAGCAATTGAGTGGCGAGTTGGCGAATGTTTCTGCGCAGCGTATGCATGAGCTGGCCGAAAAGGAGCAATTGGCCGATCGTTTGGAGAGTCTCTTGCAGCTTCTTCCGGCCGGTGTGTTGGTATTGGATGAGAACGGTTTTGTGACTCAGGCTAATCCGGCAGCAGATGATCTTCTGCTGAAATCCAGTAAAAAGGCATCGCTCATCGGGCAGCGTTGGGTGCATTTAATTCAGCAGTGTTTTAAGCCTCAGAGTGACGATGGGCATGAGATCTCTTTGGTTGACGGTCGCAAGGTGAACTTGCGCATTGCAGCCATGGCAAATGATTGCGGGCAATTAATTGCGTTAACAGATATGACCGAAACCCGGGCGCTACAGTCTCAATTGAGTCAGCATGAGCGTCTTTCTGCGATGGGAAAAATGGTCGCTTCACTGGCGCATCAAATTCGAACGCCGCTGGCTGCAGCGACTTTATATGCTGGGCATCTGGGCTCTGACACCTTGCAACCTGATATGCGTGTTCGTTTTGCCGGGAAGTTACAGGAGCGTCTGCAACATCTTGAAAATCAGGTTCGCGATATGCTGATTTTTGCTCGTGGTGAGGCTCCATTGAATGACGAAATTTCCGTTGACGAACTGATTGAAGGCCTTAATTCGGCGATGGAAATTCAGCTGCAACAGTTCCAGGCCAGCTGCACGATAGATAATCAGGCCACTGGTTCTCTGTTCGTTTGCAACAAAGATGCCCTGATCAGCAGCCTGATGAATTTGGTAAATAATTCGCTCGAATCTGGCGAATACCCAATTGAAATTCTGATACGCATCACACGTTGTCGGCAAGGATTGCATATTCAGGTCATGGACAATGGTTCTGGCTTAAATGAATCGCAGAAGCAACAAATGATGGAGCCCTTTTATACCACCAAGAGCAACGGTACCGGTTTGGGTCTGGCCGTGGTTCAGGCGGTTGTGCATGCGCACAAAGGTGAGTTCCGGCTTGCAGACAGCGAGCTGGGTGGTTTGTCGGCTGAATTATCCATTCCGGTCGTTCGGGGATTACACGCTTAG
- a CDS encoding sigma-54 dependent transcriptional regulator, whose translation MRILVVEDDPRLREAIVDTLMLKGHDVSEAPNGIEALAVLTNQEVDLVLSDINMPGMDGLELLDKVKQAHPWLPIVLMTAYGDVGQAVKAMQRGANDYLMKPFELAELDALLKPFSGEGDQTDDSEPVCEALASQQLFQLAQRVAQTDSTVLISGESGTGKEVLARFIHQNSERKKQPFIAINCAAIPENMLEAMLFGYEKGAFTGAYSASAGKFEQADGGTILLDEITEMDLGLQAKLLRVIQERQVERLGGKKTIDLDVRIIATTNRELADYVAEGNFREDLYYRLSVFPLQWLPLRERQDDILPLARRLLAHHAGKMKRPMPQLLADAEQKLLSHPWPGNVRELDNTMQRALIVQSGPQLFANDFILTPVPKNRQLQPTAPVEVMTVNDGELGNDLKHREVELIVKALKEEPSRKDAADRLGISPRTLRYKVAKLREDGIDVESMLTA comes from the coding sequence ATGCGAATTTTAGTGGTAGAAGATGATCCTCGTTTGCGCGAAGCGATTGTGGATACGTTGATGCTTAAAGGACACGATGTATCCGAAGCACCAAACGGTATTGAAGCGCTTGCTGTATTGACCAACCAGGAAGTTGACCTGGTGTTGTCTGATATCAATATGCCTGGTATGGATGGCCTTGAACTTTTGGATAAGGTGAAACAGGCGCATCCATGGCTGCCCATCGTGTTAATGACGGCGTATGGCGACGTGGGGCAGGCAGTTAAAGCGATGCAGCGCGGCGCTAACGATTATTTGATGAAGCCCTTTGAGTTGGCGGAGTTGGATGCATTGTTAAAACCATTCAGCGGCGAAGGCGACCAGACCGATGACTCTGAGCCGGTTTGTGAGGCATTGGCGTCACAGCAATTATTTCAGCTGGCTCAGCGAGTCGCTCAAACAGATTCGACCGTATTGATCAGTGGCGAAAGTGGTACCGGAAAAGAAGTACTGGCACGGTTTATTCATCAGAATTCTGAGCGCAAAAAACAGCCCTTTATTGCCATTAATTGTGCCGCTATCCCGGAAAATATGTTGGAAGCCATGCTGTTTGGTTATGAGAAAGGCGCATTTACCGGGGCATACAGTGCCAGTGCCGGTAAGTTTGAGCAGGCTGATGGCGGCACTATTTTACTCGATGAAATTACTGAAATGGATTTGGGTCTGCAGGCAAAGCTGTTGCGCGTTATTCAGGAGCGGCAGGTCGAGCGATTAGGCGGTAAAAAAACCATTGATCTGGACGTCCGGATTATTGCTACCACGAACCGTGAACTGGCGGATTACGTGGCGGAAGGAAATTTTCGCGAAGATTTATACTACCGGTTAAGCGTTTTCCCATTGCAGTGGCTGCCGTTGCGTGAGCGTCAGGACGATATCTTGCCACTGGCGCGTCGTTTATTGGCGCATCATGCGGGGAAAATGAAGCGGCCAATGCCTCAGTTGCTCGCAGACGCAGAGCAAAAGCTATTATCTCACCCATGGCCGGGTAATGTTCGTGAGCTGGACAATACCATGCAGAGGGCATTAATCGTTCAGTCTGGACCGCAGCTGTTTGCGAACGATTTTATTCTGACGCCGGTACCTAAAAACCGCCAGCTTCAACCCACCGCACCGGTGGAAGTAATGACGGTGAATGACGGTGAGTTAGGCAATGATTTAAAACATCGGGAAGTGGAACTGATTGTGAAGGCGCTGAAAGAGGAGCCGAGTCGTAAAGACGCTGCAGATCGATTGGGTATCAGCCCAAGAACCCTGCGTTATAAAGTGGCTAAGTTACGTGAGGACGGCATTGATGTTGAATCGATGCTAACGGCATAA
- the fliE gene encoding flagellar hook-basal body complex protein FliE, giving the protein MVNNRVDVNAVLMQMRQVKDQIRSNHDNPASQIDKLRPQQVQDATESARGDNTVPDFQAMLKNAVDTVNSNQKTSSDLQKRFEMGDPSVDLPEVMVAMQKSSVSFQAMTQVRNKLVEAYKDVMNMPV; this is encoded by the coding sequence ATGGTTAATAATCGCGTAGATGTAAATGCCGTATTAATGCAAATGCGTCAGGTTAAGGATCAGATCCGTTCGAATCACGACAACCCGGCAAGCCAGATCGATAAGCTGCGGCCACAGCAAGTTCAGGACGCCACTGAGTCTGCTCGTGGTGACAATACCGTCCCGGATTTTCAGGCGATGCTGAAAAATGCGGTGGATACCGTTAACAGCAATCAAAAAACCTCCAGTGACCTTCAGAAACGTTTTGAGATGGGCGACCCGAGTGTGGACCTTCCTGAAGTGATGGTTGCGATGCAAAAGTCGTCAGTTTCTTTTCAGGCAATGACACAAGTGCGTAATAAGCTGGTTGAAGCTTATAAAGACGTTATGAATATGCCGGTGTAA
- the fliF gene encoding flagellar M-ring protein FliF gives MENAPVQQASVAEQQQANDPDLPAQTGAPNSDEGAHPVLAGFNRLTIVRQAGVIAGIALVVALAIAIMIWSQDPTYKPLITRLQDHNAQEIVEVLQREGIPFEIDPGSQILMVQAGDLHQARMALASASLIDDKTVGLEVLDKDSTLGTSQFIENARYRRGLEGELARTITAVKPVRNARVHLALPKQSVFVRDQRKPRASVFIEVYPGRGLSKQQVEAIVNLVASSVAAMDKTDVSVVDQHGNLLSKEDEQTGEILATKQLEYTEKVENSINQAVNNILRPVLGTENYKAEVSADVDFTVQEQTEELYNPDLIALRSEQLIDEENAGKQNGGIPGALSNQPPVDAAAPEQAAGGAGAGGAVNRRSEATRNYEVDRTLSFKQHQVGRIRRLTVAVVVNDREALNADGDTVYVPWQEADLQRLEVLVKDAVGFNAARGDSVNVVNSAFVGGGELSLGDPDFWTQPWFWEIMKQILAGFFILVLIFGVIRPTIKSIANRGKEEEQLSLLEELEDAEAGLDEEKVTLSGMDEYLLPGASESFERQLDALKGLIAEDPARVAQVVIKWVNEGDA, from the coding sequence ATGGAAAACGCACCCGTTCAACAAGCCAGTGTTGCCGAACAGCAGCAAGCCAATGATCCGGATTTACCGGCGCAGACTGGGGCACCCAATTCAGATGAAGGAGCGCATCCTGTTCTGGCTGGCTTTAACCGTTTAACCATTGTCCGCCAGGCAGGTGTTATTGCGGGTATTGCGCTGGTGGTTGCGTTGGCTATCGCTATTATGATCTGGTCGCAAGACCCAACCTATAAACCATTAATCACTCGCTTGCAGGATCACAACGCTCAGGAAATTGTCGAAGTATTACAACGCGAGGGCATTCCATTTGAGATTGATCCCGGTTCACAAATACTAATGGTTCAAGCTGGTGACTTGCATCAGGCACGGATGGCGCTGGCCTCAGCCAGTCTTATTGACGATAAAACCGTAGGCCTGGAAGTGCTTGATAAAGACAGTACTCTGGGAACCAGCCAATTTATTGAGAATGCGCGCTATCGCCGTGGCCTGGAGGGTGAGCTGGCACGGACCATCACTGCAGTAAAACCGGTGCGTAATGCCAGGGTGCATCTGGCGTTACCAAAACAATCAGTATTTGTTCGCGATCAACGTAAACCAAGAGCGTCCGTTTTTATCGAGGTATACCCGGGGCGGGGCTTATCGAAGCAGCAAGTTGAGGCGATCGTTAACCTGGTTGCTTCCAGTGTTGCTGCAATGGATAAAACTGATGTTTCCGTTGTTGATCAGCACGGTAATTTATTATCTAAAGAAGATGAGCAGACCGGTGAAATTCTGGCAACAAAACAGCTGGAATATACTGAAAAGGTAGAGAACTCTATTAACCAGGCGGTGAATAACATTTTACGTCCGGTATTGGGAACGGAAAATTACAAAGCTGAAGTATCGGCTGATGTAGACTTTACTGTGCAGGAACAAACGGAAGAATTGTATAACCCTGATTTGATTGCACTGCGCAGTGAACAATTAATCGACGAGGAAAACGCGGGTAAACAAAACGGTGGTATACCGGGAGCGTTGTCTAATCAACCGCCAGTGGATGCCGCGGCTCCTGAACAGGCGGCCGGCGGAGCGGGTGCTGGTGGCGCTGTTAACCGTCGCTCTGAAGCAACCCGTAATTATGAGGTTGATCGTACTCTGAGCTTTAAACAGCATCAGGTTGGTCGTATCCGACGCTTAACCGTTGCCGTTGTGGTAAATGATCGTGAAGCCCTGAATGCCGATGGTGACACCGTTTATGTTCCATGGCAGGAAGCCGATCTGCAGCGCCTTGAAGTATTGGTGAAGGATGCGGTTGGCTTTAATGCAGCACGGGGCGACAGCGTAAACGTGGTTAATTCAGCCTTTGTAGGAGGTGGTGAATTATCACTCGGTGATCCGGATTTTTGGACACAGCCATGGTTCTGGGAAATCATGAAACAAATTCTGGCCGGGTTCTTTATTCTGGTGCTGATTTTCGGTGTGATCCGGCCAACGATTAAGAGTATTGCTAATCGCGGTAAAGAAGAAGAGCAGCTCAGCTTGCTGGAAGAACTGGAAGATGCTGAAGCTGGCCTCGATGAAGAAAAAGTTACTTTGTCCGGTATGGATGAATACCTGTTACCCGGCGCATCAGAAAGTTTTGAACGACAGCTTGATGCATTAAAAGGTCTGATTGCTGAAGATCCGGCACGGGTGGCACAAGTCGTAATTAAATGGGTGAATGAAGGCGATGCCTGA
- the fliG gene encoding flagellar motor switch protein FliG, translating to MPEDNTPAATDDSSMTSLSRVERAAVLLMTLGEKDAAEILKHMGPKEVQKVGTTMATLTSVNQGQVEGVVAEFLESVSGQTGMGLGSDDYIRSMLTQALGSDKAGALIDRILLGGNTTGLDSLKWMEPRQVSDLIRHEHPQIQAIVVSYLDSDQSAEVLSNFDEKVRLDIVMRVAALEAVQPAALQELNDILERQFTGNAGGQTTSMGGVKVAANIVNMVDSAIANDLLEQIKEVDEDLGTQIQDLMFVFDNLVDVDDRGIQALMREVSTDLLVVALKGADPEVQEKIFKNMSKRAAELLRDDLEAKGPVKVSEVEGAQKEILTIARRLADAGEIVLGGGGEAMM from the coding sequence ATGCCTGAAGATAATACACCAGCAGCCACTGATGACAGCTCAATGACAAGTCTGAGTCGGGTTGAACGTGCCGCCGTTCTGCTAATGACTCTGGGCGAAAAGGATGCTGCAGAAATCCTGAAACACATGGGGCCAAAAGAAGTGCAGAAAGTGGGCACTACTATGGCAACACTGACCAGTGTTAATCAGGGACAGGTTGAAGGTGTGGTTGCTGAGTTTCTCGAGTCCGTCAGTGGTCAGACCGGAATGGGCTTAGGTTCTGACGACTATATCCGCAGTATGCTGACTCAGGCACTGGGTTCGGATAAGGCTGGCGCTTTAATTGACCGGATTTTATTGGGTGGCAACACCACTGGGTTGGATTCTCTGAAATGGATGGAGCCACGTCAGGTTTCAGACTTAATTCGTCATGAGCATCCGCAGATTCAGGCGATTGTGGTGTCGTATCTCGATTCTGATCAGTCTGCCGAAGTGTTATCGAATTTTGACGAAAAAGTGCGTCTCGATATTGTTATGCGGGTGGCTGCACTGGAAGCGGTACAGCCGGCTGCACTGCAGGAACTGAACGATATTCTCGAGCGTCAGTTCACTGGTAATGCGGGTGGTCAGACAACGTCGATGGGCGGCGTTAAGGTGGCGGCTAACATCGTTAACATGGTTGATAGCGCGATTGCCAACGACCTGCTTGAGCAGATTAAAGAGGTGGATGAAGATCTGGGTACACAAATTCAGGATCTGATGTTTGTCTTTGACAATCTGGTGGATGTCGATGACCGTGGCATTCAGGCGCTGATGCGTGAAGTTTCTACCGATCTGTTGGTGGTCGCCCTGAAAGGAGCCGACCCGGAAGTTCAGGAAAAAATCTTCAAGAATATGTCAAAACGTGCAGCAGAATTGCTGCGTGATGATCTGGAGGCGAAAGGCCCGGTTAAAGTCAGTGAGGTTGAAGGCGCCCAGAAAGAAATTCTCACCATTGCCCGTCGGTTGGCCGATGCCGGTGAGATCGTATTGGGTGGTGGTGGCGAGGCCATGATGTAG
- the fliI gene encoding flagellar protein export ATPase FliI has protein sequence MLSDHWLGLKPEADRYRPRVAGRLIRMVGLTLEALGLNVKVGDRCMVQRDGGEDVEAEVVGFDQDRIFLMPIEQVEGLRPGARVWPLHGSSDVPVGFGLLGRVVDGTGRPLDVHGPIEEPQPGSLQGRIINPLHRDPIRTPLDVGIRAINSMLTVGRGQRIGLFAGSGVGKSVLLGMMTRFTEADIIVVGLIGERGREVKEFIDEILGEEGLKRSVVVASPADDSPLMRLRAAQYCTSVAEYFRDQGQNILLLMDSLTRYAQAQREIALAVGEPPATKGYPPSVFNKLPKLVERTGNGPAGGGSITAFYTVLSEGDDMQDPIADASRAILDGHIVLSRALAEEGHYPAIDVEASVSRVMPQIVDQDWLQKAQLCKHLMSHYRQNQDLVSVGAYQAGSDPVLDAAMDRMPAIKAMLRQQLQEGSSLQESYDQLQSLFPDPGAQQEA, from the coding sequence ATGCTGAGTGATCACTGGCTTGGGTTAAAGCCTGAAGCAGATCGCTATCGTCCTCGAGTTGCGGGCCGTTTAATCCGCATGGTCGGTTTAACCCTTGAAGCGTTGGGACTGAATGTAAAAGTAGGTGATCGCTGCATGGTACAGCGAGATGGTGGAGAAGATGTCGAAGCAGAGGTGGTTGGCTTTGATCAGGATCGTATTTTTTTGATGCCAATTGAGCAGGTTGAAGGCCTGCGTCCGGGCGCCAGAGTCTGGCCACTGCATGGCAGTTCCGATGTACCAGTCGGTTTTGGTCTGCTGGGTCGCGTCGTTGATGGCACTGGTCGACCACTGGATGTACACGGCCCGATTGAAGAACCGCAGCCAGGCAGTTTGCAGGGACGAATTATCAATCCACTTCATCGTGATCCTATCCGCACGCCACTGGACGTTGGCATTCGCGCCATTAATAGCATGCTGACGGTCGGGCGTGGACAGCGTATCGGTTTATTTGCCGGCAGTGGTGTGGGTAAGTCGGTGTTGCTGGGGATGATGACGCGCTTTACTGAGGCTGACATTATTGTTGTTGGCTTAATTGGTGAACGAGGCCGGGAAGTAAAAGAGTTTATTGATGAAATTCTGGGCGAGGAGGGACTGAAACGTTCGGTTGTGGTTGCCTCACCAGCAGATGATTCGCCGTTAATGCGTTTACGTGCTGCCCAGTATTGTACTTCCGTCGCTGAATATTTTCGCGACCAGGGCCAGAATATTTTACTGCTAATGGACTCGTTAACACGATATGCCCAGGCACAGCGTGAAATTGCCTTGGCGGTCGGAGAGCCGCCAGCTACAAAAGGATATCCGCCTTCTGTTTTTAATAAGTTGCCCAAGTTGGTTGAACGCACTGGTAATGGTCCTGCTGGTGGTGGTTCTATTACGGCGTTTTATACCGTCCTGAGCGAGGGTGATGATATGCAGGATCCTATCGCCGATGCCAGTCGTGCAATTCTCGATGGTCATATTGTGTTATCCCGCGCATTGGCAGAAGAGGGTCATTATCCAGCAATTGATGTTGAAGCATCAGTCAGCCGGGTGATGCCACAAATCGTCGATCAGGATTGGCTGCAAAAAGCCCAGTTGTGCAAGCACCTGATGTCGCATTATCGTCAGAATCAGGATCTGGTGAGTGTTGGTGCTTATCAGGCTGGCAGCGACCCGGTACTGGATGCTGCTATGGATCGCATGCCAGCGATTAAAGCGATGTTGAGGCAGCAATTGCAGGAGGGGTCATCATTGCAGGAGAGTTACGATCAATTGCAGTCACTGTTCCCTGATCCGGGCGCTCAGCAAGAGGCTTAA
- the fliJ gene encoding flagellar export protein FliJ has product MQRHPRAKRLQVIVDLTEKSEQQALAEWGKLQQKLQQEEAQKAQLDSYISEYQKGISMPSTRQLRGGSIQNALGFIGQIKQALLQQNEQLSLTRQQVDQAKKVYMEQHGKVKALCGLQDKLNAEFDAQQDKQAQRVADEWANRKAFLCHKK; this is encoded by the coding sequence ATGCAACGCCACCCGAGAGCCAAGCGCTTGCAGGTCATTGTTGATTTAACAGAAAAATCCGAGCAGCAGGCATTGGCTGAATGGGGGAAATTACAACAAAAACTGCAACAGGAAGAAGCCCAGAAAGCGCAGTTGGACAGCTATATCAGCGAATACCAAAAAGGAATTTCCATGCCCTCAACACGTCAACTCCGTGGCGGATCAATACAGAATGCACTGGGATTTATTGGTCAGATTAAACAAGCCCTGTTACAGCAAAATGAGCAGTTAAGTCTGACACGGCAGCAGGTTGATCAGGCGAAAAAAGTGTATATGGAGCAACACGGTAAGGTAAAAGCATTATGTGGGCTACAGGATAAATTAAATGCGGAGTTTGATGCCCAGCAAGATAAACAAGCCCAGCGTGTTGCTGATGAGTGGGCTAATCGAAAAGCATTTCTATGTCATAAAAAATAA
- a CDS encoding STAS domain-containing protein, with product MSDRINIHCGDRLSIEHVERLYSEMESALTSDVDIELNASDVNYCDTAGLQLVVSLRQKLQVTGHDIYWSGSSDCLNETAGYLGLRASLGLSSTQ from the coding sequence ATGTCGGACAGGATCAATATTCATTGTGGTGATCGGCTCAGTATCGAGCATGTTGAACGCCTCTACAGCGAAATGGAAAGCGCTTTGACGTCTGATGTCGATATCGAATTGAATGCCTCTGATGTGAATTACTGCGATACCGCAGGCTTGCAGCTGGTGGTCAGTTTAAGACAAAAATTACAAGTAACCGGGCATGATATTTATTGGTCTGGTAGCAGTGATTGCCTCAATGAAACTGCAGGTTATTTGGGCCTGCGCGCTTCGCTTGGTCTCTCAAGCACCCAATAA
- a CDS encoding response regulator: MANILAVDDSASMRQMVSFTLKGAGYQVVEASDGVEALAEAKKGRFDLVLSDVNMPNMNGIELVKELRQLADYKFTPLLMLTTESAGDMKMQGKQAGATGWIVKPFNPDQLLSTIKRVLG; the protein is encoded by the coding sequence ATGGCGAATATTTTAGCTGTCGACGACTCTGCGTCCATGCGTCAGATGGTGTCCTTTACTTTAAAAGGCGCTGGCTATCAGGTCGTAGAGGCGAGTGATGGCGTTGAGGCATTAGCGGAAGCCAAAAAAGGTAGATTTGATCTGGTGTTGTCAGATGTGAATATGCCAAACATGAATGGTATTGAATTAGTTAAAGAGCTGCGTCAGCTGGCCGATTATAAATTCACGCCGTTGTTAATGCTGACAACAGAGTCAGCAGGTGATATGAAAATGCAGGGCAAACAGGCTGGAGCCACGGGGTGGATTGTGAAGCCATTCAATCCAGACCAATTACTAAGCACGATTAAGCGTGTTTTAGGATAA